Genomic DNA from Solanum dulcamara chromosome 4, daSolDulc1.2, whole genome shotgun sequence:
AGAAAGTATTCTCCATATAAATGGCAAGATTTTTGGAATTAGGGTTTAAGCAGGCAACCTAGGGTTTCTGTAATTAAAGGAGTGGGGGGACCACTCTTCCAATATCAGGGATACTAGCTAGTGGGGAGCTGAATCCACTGTTCCTCCATCTCGCTTCACTAAAAAGTCATCATGCCTTATATTATACAAACACATTATTATTATAGAATTATGCAAACCCTAGCTTTCATTTTTGAATGATTTGCACCAGATATGTAAATGACATCATGCATGATGTGTAACCAACCAGTAACAAATCAAGATAAGTTAGAAGGGAACAAATCAAAAGGCCTTAATTAATTCAGAGTATTGTATTACACCATATGTTTGATATCCAACTTGTATTGTATTACACCATATGTTTGATATCCAACTTAATACATGTTGAAACATTAGcctgtttgaattgacttatttttaaacagcttataagttgaaaattgtttataagttaaaaaaaaatataagtgcaggccaatcttttttttttgaattataagctgttttcaacttataaacttcttaaaataagttcatccaaataagctcaactatttattggagcttattttaagcacaaaatgactttaaattgaccaaccaaacactcaaaaaaaagctgaaaacagcttataagccaatccaaacgacCTCAATGTTAGTTGTGGAAATTGTTTttccaaataaaatatttttcaaaagtgCCGGTCAATCGAACATGAAAAAATTTTGGAAACCAAACCAACGAATATTGAAAATTAAAGATGCAAGTTGGTAAAATTCAGAAGATCAATTTAGAAAACCAAAAAGCTTATATAAAACAGACATGGTTGAACCATCTTCAATGAGGGAAACCACAGAGTCAACCATTTGTCCATTCATACATGCACATCTTTAACAATGCGATCTTCTCGGGGACGGATGTAGCCTTTTGGCTACGGGTTCATCTAAATCCACAACTTTCAATATGGAGTATAGATATATCTACTAAAATTGATCTCAACAAATATTAGATCTAAACCCATAATTTTAATGGTACAATGAGTTCAATGTGGAGAATCTCAAAAGTTGAACCATTAAATTAAAATCCTGGATCTGCATCTGCTTCTTCTCTCTACCTGATGAAAATGTAATATACTACTTCAAGCCGAACTTGATTTTCAACTCTACATAAGGAAACTGATGAACAGCAATGAGGAACTATTTCCACCGGCCAAACAACATATGCTTAAGGCTACAAACTTGAGTTAGAGCAGCTCAAGAGATGCCTGTAACCTCATTTGAGCTATCTTTGGATCTATGCTTCCTTTTTTTACTCCTGCAAATACAAACCAGCATCATTTTCTGGCTGGGCGAATAAATTATGGCGAAACCAAAAGATGGAAAAATGACGATCAAATTAGAGTCTATTGAACACACTTGTCATGTGAACCCGGATCAAGACATGATTTGAGTTTCCGATCAATGTGCTTCACATCTTTGGAAGTCGGAGTCAAAAGTTTACCAATCTGTTCAAATACCAGGAGTTAAGTCGGAGTCAAAAGTTTACCAATCTGTTCAAATACCAGGAGTTCAGGCAGTAAGAGGACTGTGTTAAACCCAAATGAAGAATTCGGGGAAGAAGACAGCAATATttccaaaaagaagaagagaaagataaaCAACTCCAGGCATGCAGTAATAACAGGCTTAAGTACTTGCCAACGAATCAATGGCATTTATTGAACCAGTAAGTTCTGAAATGGTATGAGCTGGCTGATGACGTGATAGGACACTTCTCAGGTACCTGGTAGAAGAATCATTATCATGTCAATAAAAGTGTTAAACGGATTATTGTGGATTCTGTCCAAATGATAAAGGGACTGAGACCTCTCAAGATCAAATACGCCATGTGCTGTGTTAGCTCTATGCAAAGCTGTCAATGCCaactgaaataagaaaaaagaaacttaaatcAGAAAATTATCTAAGAAGATGTGCATGTGAATATTATCTGTATTCAGTAGCACATTTTAAAAAACCAAATCATCACACAGAATGCAAAAGCCAGAGTTTTACTAGACTGTGGTATCCAACAAGGTCATCAGATGAATTTCTCAGATATCAACTATGGTACCATTCAGTGATAATCAGAAAAAGGTTTCTCCTTGCGCATTTCAATATTTTCCTTAATGCAGTCTTGTCCTCTGTCAAAACAGCTATTGACTAATCACATAATTTGTCCTGTGCTAAATATGATTCCTATGGGCACAACCTCACCAAAATATAGAAGAGCTCCTCCAGAATCTATCTACAACCACCTTATGGGCACATCATCAAATTATGAGTGGAGGCTTCCCTCAGTTATAGAAACCCACAGACAACATTTGGAACTCCCAAACTTGCATATCGACAGTAAAGGTAATGAAAAGCATTACAATGATCAGAGAAGAATTATCAGTAGTATGAACCAGAGTTGCAAACAGAGAAGGACCCAGATAATAAATAGCGGGTTCATCCAAACAAGTAATTTTGGCACAAACCTTGCCTGTGTGTTTAAATATTCACAAAAATAAGTTCAACTAATAAACTTTGAACCCAATGAAGCAAATGGATTATTATAAATCCGAACTTGAACACACAATGCTCAAATCATGCATCTGCCTCTGGTTGCAAAATACTGTGTGTTTGGATTGAGAGAAAAGAATACAGAGGAATATACtggtttgggggggggggggggttcagaaaaattttaaaaagagaagGGAAGGGGATAGAGATCTAAAAGAATAACATAATCGTTGAAAGCTCAATTTCAGTTTCCCACAAAGGTGGAGAGAAATTGAGGGGAAAAAGAAAGACTTTCTCATGAAAATTTTGTGATGCAAGGAAATCCATCTTACTGAgaacaaaaaggaaagaaaaatataaggtAAAACATTGAAAGAATAAAATTGAAAACCCACAATGCTTAGAGATGATGATAAGATCTATGGTGGCCAGTTAATATCGTCTTCTGGGCTtgaataattaatgaaaatccCACTACTTTTCTTAGGATAATTCCTAATTCAAAAAAACTACAGTATATTAGTAAAATCACTAGGACAATACCAATCCTGAACTAACTATGGCATCTCATCTACTATTGGTTAGCTCATCCATAACTAGGGTAAGCAATTACACACTCAAGATAGATCCCTGGTTTAAATCCACATGGAAAGTCCATTGTTGCTTCCCCACCATACTTGCACTTGTGAACGCTCCTCTGCACATATCTTATATGGCATTATATTTGATGTGGATTCCTTtcttctcaaaacttaaccaaATGACATTTATTGCACTTTATCAGATGTTTTATTTAGATTAATTCAAGATCATTCTTCCTCTCCCAAAAAATTCCAACCAATCATCAGACAAAAAGTATAGCCTAGGTTAGTTGTCAAAGATGGCCATAGTTTGTTGTCAGGGGCAGTAGAAGGAGCTTATGGGAAATTATAGCCAGAATTGATTTTTATTAAACTTCAAACGAACTAGATTTGATCTAGTCTAATCATACTAGGAAAATTAACTGTTAATAACAGAGGATCCATTCTCCATGTCCACACTGCACATGAAAACAAAAAGTATGAAAAGGGAACAAACtaatttcaaaagtttatgaCTGCGTGGAATATAAACTTTTCTTTCAACAAAGATGTAGCAAGCCTCAAAGATGTATGTATTTGTTAATATAATCCTCTGCAGGTGGGACGAGCCAGAAATCATATTCATACAGTATAAAATCATTTCAATAGCGgatgtaaatgataaaatataacCTGCCCAGGTGGGAATAGAAGTGGTCCATCACTACGCATAATCTTATCGGCTTCAATCCTAGCAGTATCAAGTGCACCCTGTACTTCAGAAGAAAATAACCTTAGCTGGTAGACAATTCCAGAGGTCAGAGTAATATGAATTGAATTATTTCCCATATATGAGATAAGTAAGAACTCAATCAGGAATAACCAAATTAATGCATCATCTACAGTCGACGAATCACTGTTAGTAATGTATCGATGCATTTCAGAATGTTACCAACTACTTATGAGGGAAGTCgattcctttttcttgtcacaAGTTGCATACACAAAAATgtttttaagaaattaattgAAGTATAAAGAAAGATTAGTTGGTTGGCAGCTCAATGAGCTAGATAGAGATCTATGATGTGAAACTCTAAGAAGAAATTGAATTATAATAATCACCATATCTCCAACATGCCACCAACTTGGATGATGTGCAAAAGAAGATTGATGATAATCTAGCAAGAAGATGCATTAACCTTGATTATCTAAGGAAGAATTAGAAACAACAAAAATGGGAAGAGTGAAATCAGCATGTGTTCCATTGGAGGGAGAACTGAAGATTTTCAATATCACATATAGATTACATGGTCTGGGTGGGTTTAACTGCAAAACTACTAGTTATTGAACAACATTGGATGAAATTCAATTGCAAGAAGCCAGAATTTACAAGGAGCAGAAATAGTGGAATAACATTTTATTTGACAAAAAGAAAACTGTATGGCAAAGAAAATAACAATTTGTTTTTATATGTTAACCTACATCTGTCCCACCACTAACCCCCTCCCAGGAGTCAATTGTGGCCCTTTTCCTCCattttgattcctccataacttGAATTCTCAAGCTCACGGTTGAGGGACTTTTCATTTCAACTACCTTATCTTGTCGAAAAGAAATAACAATTACCTTCAGTGCCACAAGCTGGTCGTCATCTTTAGCTCCACAGAACTCCTAAACTTTCAAGAGCAATAGTCAATAATTGCAATGAAGAAATCAAGGAATGGAAATAACTACCAATCAAAAGGAAGATATTAATAGGCAATAAAGCAATTATTACTCAAAGGGGAAGGTGTAACAGATCAACAGAAAAAGACCTCTAAATCACTGATAAAACCTTCAAGTGCACGATATGGAGCATAAGCAATAAGATCAAATCCTAGACTCTGCAAAAGAAAGGttataaaaaaaagttgatTAAAGCAAGATTTAAAGGAAAATGTAGAATGAAATaacctttaaataaaattcatgCCTGAAAAACCAGCATCTCATTATTGAGGATTACATGATGATCCTGTCCAATCCCCTTACCAAGCTCCTCAGCTGATACGTGATTTTCCTCTGCCTTGCAAGCTGCATATATGCACGTTAACCTACAAAAAGgaagggaggggggggggggggagctAGTGAGCTTTGTCTTTGTCAACTATCAACTACTGTATGCATATGTTTTTAAAATGCACTTCAACTTGAATTTGGAAAAAATAACTATTATGCAAATGACCAACCAAACATTGAATAAAGATAGGGGAAGACTAGTTAGATTTTCTTATATTGGAGAGTTGGAGAAAGCACACAGAAGATAGATAAGAAACTTACATAATGTCTTTGGGGTGATGTTCCATCACGGACCATAGCAGATAAAACCTCTTAAAATAAATGAGAGCTGTTGCCTGCAAACAACCATGAGAACTGTTTAATCTTCTAGTTGATTCATTATAGTAGCAGATCCaataatcaaaattttatacCTGAATCTTACGAGGGAACTTAAAGGCATCACAAACATCTTGAATTTTGAACTCGTAGAAAGCCCTTAGAAGttgttcttcttcaactttGAGTGGTTTAGGACGCTTTTCAGCTAACATGCAACCAAAATAGCAACCAAAAGAATGATAAGAATTATGGTTATCTACCAAGATTAAAGGGAGGTAAACCAGAAACTTTATAGTTTCTCTAGTTTTACTTTGATCTGAATAAATACAATCTTACCACTATCTTTTACGTCATTTTGACTTTCAGCATACAAGAACGACCCATCAATATCAACTTCCATTCGAGTTGTTCCAAACTTCACAATAGAATTAGCTATCAGTATTATTCGTAAACCCACAAGAACTATAAATCAGACCTATGTTCTGGGCCATAAAAGTTTCAGGTAATGCTGCCTATAAAATTAGGCAAATTGTTGAAGCAGTAAGGAAGTAACATAATTGTTTGAAAAAAACACAAGGCAGGCATATAGAATTCACAACACACACataaaatggaaaagaaattcTACTCAATCTAACTCTATGGGGTAAGCATCGGACTTGAGACTTGGGACAATCAAGAAACGACACGTGGCAAGAAGAATAGGTCAAAAGTGACTCAGCAGGGACAACACCAAATGTTATCCTCAGAACATAACCGGTAAGGGAAATCCTATCAATGAAAAATCAGGAGTCAAGACAGTCAGGGCAGGAGTCACAACAGCAAAGACCGCCTAGCTCTGGAAATATGGGAGCGCGCACCATGTTGCGACCAAACAAGATAAGGTCGAGATAAGTTCAGGGGTCCAGCCGTAGTGGAAAGAGCCCGAGATCTCCATCAGCCATTGCGGAAAGAGCCAGAGATCTCTGCCAGCCGTCGCGTAACTGAAATAAATGTGCAACTGATGGATTTAATGAGGGTTAGATCCATGGAAGTTGGTCTCAAGGGTTTAACTATAAATAATCTTGTATCAACTCGTTGTAAACCATCtgatttttacttattttaccAGCATTATACTCTTACTTTGTTTTCTTAAGCTCTATGATTCCATTGTTCTGAATAATATCAGTAAGGTCAAGCTTACCCGGTGACACTACCAGCTACCAGCACCAGAACTCAGGCTGATTCTAATTCACTTAACTTATTGTTTCATGTCTATACCATAGTTGTTATTTAGTTAATATTTGGACCTCTCAATACGCGTGTGCTTGACCCATGTCTTAAGTATAAACACTAACTACAGCAACAAAAGGTCAAAGAACacattcatattactttcatcaAAACAAAACATAATTAAGTGGGTATCTCAAACAAAAGAAAACATATCCACAAGCACACagaaaatgaaaaagataatttaaaaaaaaaaaaaacattaaggAAATGGAGCTAGCATACCATCTCTAGTGCTTGTTTCGCTCTTTGATTAGCAACTTTATACTTATGTTTCTGTGAATACAGTAACCATTCATaaaccccaaaaaaaaaactcaaatgcAAATgggaaaactaaaaaaaaaactgataTTCTTCAAGATTGAATTTTGATGAACAATTGTAACTCACAATATCTTGGGGAGTACAAATCCATTTGGATTTATGAGTAGATGTCATGAAATCAGCCATGTCTTCTCTCTTCCGATTCTAATTCTATTTCCAATAAACTGGCGGTCCAAttctaaaataaagtataaataCTCCTACAAATAGCGGTGTCAAATAATTCTAAAATGAAGGAACCAATTAAATTTAACCTAATCAATGGATTGTTACTttactataaaaataaaatggtagGTTTCGAtgtatatttataataataattgtatCAAAATTAGAGTAAGTTTTTTattgtataaaaaatattaaaagtttGATGAACGAAATCATAAATATATGTTTAGTTTAAACATtaaacatttaaaaaaattgatgttACACCTTGTCACGATCTAATTTAGGATCGTTATGAAAAAGTAACTCAGTAAATTGATGAATTACACACTTGGAGACAGAGATGGGGGATGCATGACTCTTTGGAAAGTATATAAGTGTTGAAAGAGTGGAGTTTGGGGACAACGGTAACGTGAGAAATGACATGTTCGTTTTACTAAAGAAGTTTGCAAACAAGGGACATGCTGAACACCTACTTTTCCAACTAAATCCAAGGTGAGGACCCTTTAATTAATGATGTGCTCTATCGTCAACGAATGGTAGCCGATAAGGCCATTTTTTGGGGAGTCAAGTGGTTGAACACTCTTTTTCCTAGATATTTTGGAAAATGAAGGGGACAAATTTGAAACTCATTCAGCAGTGCTAAGGGATTCAAAGCAAGCTTAACAAAAATTTACGAAAAATTCGACAAAGTTTTATCTGTTCTGGGTCTATTCAAAATTATCCTATttcaaaactggaaaaattagAGGATCTAACAATCCTtaatacatatttaaattaaatagctatagtttacattttaaaaattatatggatgcacttataatataaatagcaaaactaattaatattttcataataattttttattttaatattatatattgagaattaaatatttttaaaaaatgaagctACTTACACGCCTAATAATTAATGTTGTCTTTTACACGCATAAAATTATGCTTATTCCATATGTTTTTTCTAGAGAAGCTAAATTGGATATACTCACTTCAAAGCTCTCTCTCACCTTTCACTACAAAATAGAGAAGCCCGATTTTAGGTTGATATTTCCCCAAATCAACAGGATTTTCTTGCATAAATTTAAGAGTGATTTCAGTGTTTTATGTTCATTGGGTATCTTCTAATTATGTAGATATATTCTAATTCCGATTTGctaattttttcaagtttatcatTGTATACATATTCATATTTCTTCTAGTTTCATAGAATTTTGGGGGTTTTGATTCAATCACTGTTGTAGCCATTAAAATGGCGGAAATCAACTCTTCTAAGAGGGTAACAAGAGGTATACATTTATTTGATGATTTGTTGAACGAAATTCCATCATTTAATTTGGGTATTACTCAAATTCAAGCTGAATTTTCAGGTTCTATTACTTCATTGGAGAATGAAAGAAGATCAAAGAAGGCTAATGATCCTATACCATTGAATCTCACGGATGAAACTGAATCGACACATTCCACAGGGAGGAAAGAAGATTCAATTCCCTTAGACAtgcaaaatagtttttttttaaaaaggtcaACAATGTTGATTCGGGTAGCAGTGAAAAATTGGCGGCGAGCAGCAAAAAGCGGAGGATGAAGATATTGAAGTTTTTCTAGCAAACTTgatttgtttatatttttggatactttaatttttattttatttttttgagaaatttttagAGTGATATCATTTGTGCCATGCTTAAGGTCTGCTCATTTGTGCCATGCGTGGGTGTGGGTTGTCAATTTAAGGGTTATAATTTGTGCCTTGTATAACTAAAATTTTGAGTATCCTTGAATACAGTAGCTacaccattttttttttcaaaagtggAATGTATTTGAAAGAAGTCATACTTGTGTACATTTGAATAAAAAGGTAGACATGTTAATGTAGTTATGTTAAAGTATAAGTTTAGTATCCTTGATACAGTAGTGAGCCTCATTCATATAATAAATGTAGAAGTAATAATCTGACATACTTATACATATACTTTAGCATGCTTCT
This window encodes:
- the LOC129886173 gene encoding cyclin-H1-1-like isoform X3 produces the protein MADFMTSTHKSKWICTPQDIKHKYKVANQRAKQALEMFGTTRMEVDIDGSFLYAESQNDVKDSAEKRPKPLKVEEEQLLRAFYEFKIQDVCDAFKFPRKIQATALIYFKRFYLLWSVMEHHPKDIMLTCIYAACKAEENHVSAEELGKGIGQDHHVILNNEMLVFQSLGFDLIAYAPYRALEGFISDLEEFCGAKDDDQLVALKGALDTARIEADKIMRSDGPLLFPPGQLALTALHRANTAHGVFDLERYLRSVLSRHQPAHTISELTGSINAIDSLIGKLLTPT
- the LOC129886173 gene encoding cyclin-H1-1-like isoform X2, whose amino-acid sequence is MADFMTSTHKSKWICTPQDIFGTTRMEVDIDGSFLYAESQNDVKDSAEKRPKPLKVEEEQLLRAFYEFKIQDVCDAFKFPRKIQATALIYFKRFYLLWSVMEHHPKDIMLTCIYAACKAEENHVSAEELGKGIGQDHHVILNNEMLVFQSLGFDLIAYAPYRALEGFISDLEEFCGAKDDDQLVALKGALDTARIEADKIMRSDGPLLFPPGQLALTALHRANTAHGVFDLERYLRSVLSRHQPAHTISELTGSINAIDSLIGKLLTPTSKDVKHIDRKLKSCLDPGSHDKSKKRKHRSKDSSNEVTGIS
- the LOC129886173 gene encoding cyclin-H1-1-like isoform X1; this translates as MADFMTSTHKSKWICTPQDIKHKYKVANQRAKQALEMFGTTRMEVDIDGSFLYAESQNDVKDSAEKRPKPLKVEEEQLLRAFYEFKIQDVCDAFKFPRKIQATALIYFKRFYLLWSVMEHHPKDIMLTCIYAACKAEENHVSAEELGKGIGQDHHVILNNEMLVFQSLGFDLIAYAPYRALEGFISDLEEFCGAKDDDQLVALKGALDTARIEADKIMRSDGPLLFPPGQLALTALHRANTAHGVFDLERYLRSVLSRHQPAHTISELTGSINAIDSLIGKLLTPTSKDVKHIDRKLKSCLDPGSHDKSKKRKHRSKDSSNEVTGIS
- the LOC129886173 gene encoding cyclin-H1-1-like isoform X4 — encoded protein: MDLYSPRYSEKRPKPLKVEEEQLLRAFYEFKIQDVCDAFKFPRKIQATALIYFKRFYLLWSVMEHHPKDIMLTCIYAACKAEENHVSAEELGKGIGQDHHVILNNEMLVFQSLGFDLIAYAPYRALEGFISDLEEFCGAKDDDQLVALKGALDTARIEADKIMRSDGPLLFPPGQLALTALHRANTAHGVFDLERYLRSVLSRHQPAHTISELTGSINAIDSLIGKLLTPTSKDVKHIDRKLKSCLDPGSHDKSKKRKHRSKDSSNEVTGIS